In Candidatus Accumulibacter cognatus, the genomic window CAAGACCGGCCGCCTGATGGTCGTGCATGAAGCCAGCGGCCTGTGCGGCATCGCCGCCGAGCTTGCCGCCCTGGTTTCCACCAAGGCATTCTCCAGCCTACGTGGCCCAGTAGTACGCCTGACCGGACCGGATGCTCCCATCCCTTCATCCTGGGCGCTGGAACAGGCGGCCGTACCCCAACCCGGGATGGTGGTGAACGCCACCCTGGAACTGCTGGGCGCAGCGCACCCGCTTAACTGAGCAAGTTGGCAACATGCCGTCCGGCGTTTTGTACCATTTGCCAGACGGAGGAAGGAATATCCGGGCCCATGGGTCTTTACAAGACCTGTTATCTCCCAGTGGCCGTGGCAAGCATCGAGAAAGACCATGATCAACACCCCGATACGTGCAACCGACGAGATCACGATTCCCTATCCGGCGGCCGAAGTGTGGCCGGTGTTGGCTGACTTCGGTGGGTATCCTCGGTGGTGGCCGAAGTCTCTTGGAATACGTGTCCTCTCCGGTGGCGTGGAGTTGCCTGGTACGGAAGTGGAAGTGCGCCCTTTCGGTGGACGACCTTTTCGATGTCGGGTCGAATCCGTGGACGTGCCGACGCGCATACGGATGCGATATTTCGGCGGATTCATCGACGGCTTCGGGGAGTGGCTGTTGGCGCCACAAGGCCAGGACACGCGCGTGATCTACAGGCTCGAAGTCAATGCACACGGCTGGCTGGTTGTATTGCTAAGCAAGGTGCTTGATCTTTCGAAGCTACATTCGCGGTCAATGGAATCTGTCCTACAGAATCTCAAGCATGTGCTGGACGCGAAACAACCCTGCAAGAAAGAGAGCCAGTAGCAACCCCGACCAAGGCATCATTCGACCATATCTCCTTGAAAGGCTGCGCAGGCATGGTGAATTCGGATGTTGGACGTCTGCTTATCGAACGCTGACCGGCAGGAGTGGGCAGTCACGATGATGATGCGCTTCGTTCAGCGCATCGGCGGATTTGCCAGCAAGTCGTGTGAGTCAGCTTGGACTTGGGCACGCACCGACCTCCAGGGCTCACTTGCTCCGCAAGACGATCTCCCGCAGCCGCTGCAGTTTCGGCGCCACGATCACTACGCTGAGCATGGTCCACCGCCATCAGCAGGGCGGTTAAGGCCCTGGGGTCACCAGCCTGGCAGCTTGGAGTCCCTCATTCGTTGAACTTTGGCCAATGTTGCAGCTCACTGATGCGCTGCCGGTTGACAAAACCAGCATCCACAGGAACGCAGAGCTGGCCATCCGCTACCAGCCTGCCAAATGGGATGCACTGATTGCGGCTGCAGCCATGCTGGCCGGGTGTGATACGCGCTATTCCGAGGACCTGCGGAATGGCCAGGTATCGGCAGACCAGTTGTCTGTCGCCAATCCGTTCGTGACCGCATGAAGCGTGGCTCGCCATGCGCGTCCGAGAAAATCCTGCTGTCTGAGGCTGCTTGCCGCTCCCTGTCAACGCTGCCGTCTTGGTACTTTGGGCGCTTGTCTGAAAAGACGTGTTGAGTATGCTGTCCCTAAAATACGACTGCCATGGAAAAGGATGAAACATCTCACCCAGCCCCTGTAAGCGTGCTCCGTCCGTATGCTATAGTGCTTGAGGCTTAGGCTTCCGGAGAGTTGATCAAGGAGCCTTTTGGGAGGCCGGACAATGCCATTCCGATTGACGCAATTGCCGGAATTTTTAGTGAACGTGCCCATGCCGTATATCTTTGTTTTCATTGGAGCTTCAGCCATAAATGTACATGTATTCAGTATATTGGTGCGGAACTCTGCGTCAATTAGGTCTGCTACATCACGTTGGGCGTCATGAGTGCCGCTATTTACCGATCAATTCTTCTTGGGCTAGCTCTCAGCGTTTCGGCTAACGCTTGGTCACGCGACTTGGCCGGACATTGGGACTTGAAGATTGAGAACAGAGAGCACCATGTCGTCACTGCTCTCGTTATCGAGTTCACTGCGCATCCGGCTCAGACGTGTGAAGACGGAATCTGGCTCCGTGTCGATGTGGTATCCGCAACTACAGAGGACAGTAAATTCTTCCCGGTGTCAGACCCACTGTCATATAGCGTCAAAAATAACCGCCTAGTACTAGACCGTGGTGGCGTATGCGATGGAGGAGCCTTCCTGCCCGGCGCGCTCAATGACGAAACCATTCGCGGCGAATATATCAGTGGAGCGCGTGGTCTCAGGCTGCTCGGCTTCTTTACATTGAGCAAAAGAAAGTGAACCGAATGACGCCCAACATCACAATCCACCGGACCTCCGGCAAGCTGCGCTTGCCTGCGTCCGGTGATTTTCAACGTTGGGCGTCACATACGGGGGGGATACGGAGACCGGTCTGCTGCATGGTCGCACACAGACCAAAAGTGAGATAATCACGGCTCGTATCAATCCCACAACGTAACCCTTCAGACGCCCCACCCATTTTCCGCATATTCTCCGCCAAGCCATTGATTTTCTTGTATTGGCGGACGGGTGGTTATGAACGGTTGCCCCAGAACGTGAGTCACGACAGTGCAAAACCCACCTCCATCGCAAACCTTGCGGCCAACCATTCCTGCCATTGACGAGATTCTGGGCAAAGAATTTCCGGTCCTTGACCACGGCTTCGTACGTGTCGTTGACTACATGGGAGGCGATGCCGCTGTTGTGCAGGCGGCGCGTGTCTCCTATGGCACCGGAACAAAAAAAGTAACCCAGGACCGCGGACTAATTCGCTACTTGATGCGCCATCGGCACACAACTCCGTTCGAGATGTGTGAGATTAAGTTTCATGTAAAGCTACCAATATTCGTTGCGCGACAGTGGATCCGGCACCGCACTGCGAGCGTTAATGAATACTCTGCCCGATACTCGATCCTGGATAAAGAGTTTTATATTCCGGATCGGACATATATCGAAACGGCATTGGCGCATGAGAAGCACACTAAACAGTCTGCAAGAGCCAACGACGCTGGACAGCAAAGCCTCTTTGAGCAGGAGATAGATAGACCATCGCTAGAAGCTACAGCCGTACAAAGCACGTCTAATAAGCAAGGACGCGGATCGCTTCTTGATGAAGATGAAGCAACTGAGGCGCTGAAAGCAATTTCGCGCGTTAGTGCTTCCGCGTATTCAGCTTATGCAAAGCTTCTCAATGAAGATGGACATGCCAATCGCGTTGGAATCGCTAGAGAGCTAGCTCGTATCGTCCTTCCTACCAACTATTATACGCAGTGGTATTGGAAGACTGACTTGCATAATCTACTTCATTTCTTGTCGCTACGCGCCGACAGTCACGCTCAGGCCGAAATACGTGCCTATGCACAAGTAATCTGCTCAATAGTCGAAAAGTGGACGCCTCATACATGGGAAGCATTCAATGACTATAGACTGCACTCGGTGAATCTCTCATCAACTGAACTCTCATTGCTCAAGAAGATGCTCGCGGGTGAAGCTATAGATCGCTCAAATAGCGGCCTGACGGAACGTGAATGGAACGAGTTTGGTGACAAGTTCGGCGCAGGTAACTAAAAGTGCCGGTTCGGTTTGGGAAAATTGACTCGGACCGTTTTGCAACCAACCTGCGAAAAACGCTCGTTGATCTCGTAGGACGTAGAGTGCTCCTAGCGAGGATAAACGAATCGCTTGAAGCTCGTGACCGATACACGTTGATCAATTTAGCAGGTCTTGGACGTGTGCGTGAGTTCACTAATTTTTCGATGCATCTCTCGAAAGCGAGGGTTGCAGATGGACGACCGATTCCGCTCCTCCGAGGTCATTCACGTGCCAGCGTAACTAGATCGCAGGTCTTCCAGCTTGCCGGGTGTAACTGGCGATGCTGGTACTGCTATGTGGATGACGAACTACTTTCGGGGAGGCTGTCAGCTGGTACATACGTGTCTGCTGCGGAAATGGTAGAGATATACCTCAGTCTCTCGGATCGCCCCTCTGCGATTGATCTTTCAGGTGGGCAACCGGACCTCGTCCCTGAGTGGACGCTTTGGGTTCTCGAAGAAATCAATCGGCGTGGATTACGCGGGAACGTATTAATCTGGCAGGACGATAACCTAAGCACGGAGTTCCTGTGGAAAGTGCTTACTGAGGAGCAAATTGATTTTATGGCCCGCTTCCCAGGGCACTCACGCGTCGGATGCTTCAAGGGGTTCGACGAGTTGTCATTTTCATACAACACGCAAGCTCCAACATCCTTGTATGCACGGCAATTTGAGCTTCTGGCACGCCTGTTAAAACATGGGTTTGACATGTATGCGTACGCGACTTTTACTTCTCCTCAGGGGCATTGTACTAAGGCGCGAATGAGTCAATTCGTAGACAGGCTACAGAGCATTCACCCGCTACTCCCTCTCCGCACTATTCCCCTTCAAGTACGTGCGTTCGCAGCTACAGCAGCTAGGATGAGTGGAGACCATATGGTGTCAATTGGCGAACAAATGCGAGCAGGTGAATTCTGGGACCAGGTTCTTACAGAGCGATTCCCCCCGCACCTACTGGAGTGCCCGTACGAAGATATCGCCATTCGTACATCGTGACGCAGAATGTATTCGAACTCTTCCGTGTGGGTACTGGAGCCCGCACCCCAGCGATCCAAGATTTTCGCGGCTGGCGCAGCCGGGATTGTATCGTCCTATAACACACCCACAGCGGTGGCAACATCGCAGTGTCGTGTTTCGAATGGCTGGGTAAATGGCCTAGCCTATTTGAAATCAGTTAACGCTTTGGTGGCATCGACTTCCCGCGGCTCACTATTGGCCTTGTGCGGGGATACCCTTGCTGTAACGAATTCCGTTACGGCAAGCTATTGGTTCAATGCGGTTAAGGCAATCCCCGGTACCAACTCTCATCGATGTGTGGTCACCACGGCTGAGGGACTCGTGCTCCTATGGAACGCGCGGTCGGGAGAGTTCTCAGAATTCCCCCGCAGGCATACGGATCAAGTGTGGTCCTGCTCAGTCTCCGAGGATGGCGCACTCGTTGCCACCTGTGGCGGCAATGGGGAATTGGGCTTGTGGAATGTTGCAGAAGCGGAGTTTGTCTCGTGGATAGGTAGGGGCGGATATACGATCACCTCCGTCGCCTTTCTCTGCAAGCGGCGCCTTCTGGTATCTGTAGATATGGGCGGCCTCCTTACGGTATGGGGGCTTGATGATCAGCATCCGGTTTCTCGTGTAGTTGCTCACGAGGCACGAATTTGGAGCATAGCTGCGTCTGCTGACCAGCAACTATTAGTGACAGCTGGCGCCGACCGACGAGTTGCAGTATGGGATGTGAGTACCCTACGGCTCGTACACGAAGTCCGGTTGGGCAATATACCTACAGCATGTAGCTTCGTTAGCAATTCCACTGTCGCCGTGTAAACGTTCACCCCCCTGCTCAGTGAACGTTAATTTTCCTGAAATTTACGCCGCAGCGAAAATTTCTATGTCATGATGTCGGTACCCAACGACGACCCGCCCCGATGTACCTGCGTAAGCACGACCTTCTCCAGATGGACGACGACTGGCTGAAAAGGCTGCCGGCGGAGCTATTGCTGGAAGTGTCGAAGCGTCTGCTGCACGACGTCAAGGAGTTGCAGGATCGGCTGCACCGGAACCCGGAGAACAGCTCGCGTCCGCCGACCAGTCAGGCGCCCTGGGCGAAACCCGAAGGCCCTGAGGAGAGCACTGTTCCGGTCATCGAGACTTTGCCCGGCGAGACCGAGACAGAAGTCACCGAGGTCGAGGAAGACACGGCCAAAGCCGCCGTGAAGCCTTCGACAGCGGCGAAAGCTTCCCGCAAGAAAGCGGGCAAGCAGCCCGGCAGCCCGGGCTACGGCCGGACGCAAAAGCTCGCGGTCACTGGCACCTGCGATCACCGCCCTGAGAACTGTACCGCTTGTGCGCAGGCGCTTTCAGCGGACGCTCCTTCGAAGCGTTACACCGCCTGGGACGAGATCGACATTGCACCACCGGTCGAGGGCCAGATTGGGCTGATGTTCCTTATCATCCGCCACTATCTGCTCGAAACGAACTGCGACCACTGCGACCATGTCAGCCGTGCGCAGCCCTGGCGGTCCGCAGGAGAGCATGAGTGGGAGCAGGTTGAGTTGGGCGAATGGCGCCTGGTTGGTCCGCAGTTGGCCGGACTCATCGTGTTCCTTGCGCTGCGCCTGCGTCTGTCCCGGCCGCGGATTCGGGAGGCGCTGATGGAAATGTTTGGCCTGCTGCTCAGTGTCGGCGTGATCGACGAGACCCTCCGGGAAGCCGGGCGCGCCAGTTTTCCGCTGGAGGACGTGCTGGTGGCCGACCTCCTGCAGGAACCGCAACTGAATGTGGATGAGACCTCCTGGCCGGAGAACCGCCTGCTGCTCTGGCTGTGGGCCTTGGTAACCCCCTGGACGGTCCTCTTCGTGATTGGCCCGCGGCACGCGGAAATGCTGGAGAATGTCCTGCAGGATGGCTATTACGGCATCCTGATCAGCGATGGTTACCGTGTCTACCGGGCCTGGCTGAATCGCCTGCGCTGCTGGCCGCATCTGATACGGAAGCTGCGGGGCCTGGCCGAATCCAGCGATGGCCGGGTATCTGGCGTCGGGCAGGAGATGGAAGGCCTCATGCACACGCTGAAGGATGCCATCTACGCGGCGCGGATCGATCTTCCGCCGGAAGGGCTACCCTTCCTCTACGCGACCCATGTCGATCGGCTGAAGAGCCTGTGCACCGCTCACTGGAGTG contains:
- the thyX gene encoding FAD-dependent thymidylate synthase, whose amino-acid sequence is MQNPPPSQTLRPTIPAIDEILGKEFPVLDHGFVRVVDYMGGDAAVVQAARVSYGTGTKKVTQDRGLIRYLMRHRHTTPFEMCEIKFHVKLPIFVARQWIRHRTASVNEYSARYSILDKEFYIPDRTYIETALAHEKHTKQSARANDAGQQSLFEQEIDRPSLEATAVQSTSNKQGRGSLLDEDEATEALKAISRVSASAYSAYAKLLNEDGHANRVGIARELARIVLPTNYYTQWYWKTDLHNLLHFLSLRADSHAQAEIRAYAQVICSIVEKWTPHTWEAFNDYRLHSVNLSSTELSLLKKMLAGEAIDRSNSGLTEREWNEFGDKFGAGN
- a CDS encoding IS66 family transposase is translated as MYLRKHDLLQMDDDWLKRLPAELLLEVSKRLLHDVKELQDRLHRNPENSSRPPTSQAPWAKPEGPEESTVPVIETLPGETETEVTEVEEDTAKAAVKPSTAAKASRKKAGKQPGSPGYGRTQKLAVTGTCDHRPENCTACAQALSADAPSKRYTAWDEIDIAPPVEGQIGLMFLIIRHYLLETNCDHCDHVSRAQPWRSAGEHEWEQVELGEWRLVGPQLAGLIVFLALRLRLSRPRIREALMEMFGLLLSVGVIDETLREAGRASFPLEDVLVADLLQEPQLNVDETSWPENRLLLWLWALVTPWTVLFVIGPRHAEMLENVLQDGYYGILISDGYRVYRAWLNRLRCWPHLIRKLRGLAESSDGRVSGVGQEMEGLMHTLKDAIYAARIDLPPEGLPFLYATHVDRLKSLCTAHWSDAHPALRSVAREFLYDWEVIMRPLGEPHLPLSNNAAEQALRHWVIARHISHGTRSEAGTRAFALLASVIETCRLRGASSWRYLGTVIRAARKGLELPPLPAIPAAA
- a CDS encoding SRPBCC family protein, with amino-acid sequence MINTPIRATDEITIPYPAAEVWPVLADFGGYPRWWPKSLGIRVLSGGVELPGTEVEVRPFGGRPFRCRVESVDVPTRIRMRYFGGFIDGFGEWLLAPQGQDTRVIYRLEVNAHGWLVVLLSKVLDLSKLHSRSMESVLQNLKHVLDAKQPCKKESQ